The Nostoc cf. commune SO-36 genomic sequence TAGAGGTTTCAAGGCAGCTTGGATTAAGGATTCATCCAGGGGTGCATAATAATAATGCCAACTGAAGGGTCTTACAAACAAGTTAAGCCGATCTTGAGTATATATTGTGTAGCGATACCGTCGATAGGCTGCACTAAAGCGAGCGTGCCAACGGTTATCGACACTAGCTGAAGCCCTGATTAATATATCTGGCGGCAGGTAGCTGTTGAGGATTGTTGCCCACTTGTGAGGCGGAATAAAACCTGTTGCTTCAAAATGGGCTACTTGAGCAGCAGCGTGAACTCCAGAATCGGTTCGCCCAGCCCCATGTAGAGTCACATGGTAGCCAAGAATAGTAGCGATCGCAATTTCAATCTCTTCTTGGACTGTCCGGTGTTGTTTTTGCCGTTGCCAGCCATGAAAATGAGTGCCCAGGTATTGGATTACCAAGGCTACTCGATGAGTTTGTGTAGGCTGGGGGCTTTCTAACATACAGATTTTGTCCTTTGTCATTTGTCCTTCGTCATTTGTGAATGACTAATGACCAATGACCAATGACTTAAACCAATTCAATTATTGCCATTTTTGCATTATCACCCCGACGCGGTACGGTACGCAGGATGCGGGTATAACCGCCCTGGCGATCGCCATATCGAGTTGGAGCTTGCTCAAATAGAGCATGAACCAGTTGTTTGTCGAAGATATAGCCAAGAGCTTCCCGGCGTGCTGCCAAAGAGCCATTTTTAGCTAGAGTAATCATTTTTTCCACTT encodes the following:
- the rplQ gene encoding 50S ribosomal protein L17 gives rise to the protein MRHRCRVKKLSKPADQRRALLRSLATELIRHGKITTTLIRAKVLRSEVEKMITLAKNGSLAARREALGYIFDKQLVHALFEQAPTRYGDRQGGYTRILRTVPRRGDNAKMAIIELV
- the truA gene encoding tRNA pseudouridine(38-40) synthase TruA, coding for MLESPQPTQTHRVALVIQYLGTHFHGWQRQKQHRTVQEEIEIAIATILGYHVTLHGAGRTDSGVHAAAQVAHFEATGFIPPHKWATILNSYLPPDILIRASASVDNRWHARFSAAYRRYRYTIYTQDRLNLFVRPFSWHYYYAPLDESLIQAALKPLLGKHHLAAFHRAGSKRSHSWVEVQAAECRRSGPFIHIEIQADGFLYGMVRLLVGMLVEVGSGQRTLSSFTQLWKEERREEVKYAAPPQGLCLLRVGYPDFPFPKEVWYDTLPKFVTSQESLVIGQ